In the Thermoanaerobaculia bacterium genome, one interval contains:
- the ricT gene encoding regulatory iron-sulfur-containing complex subunit RicT, protein MSGCSGCSIGNKYNSGGNFVGIRLNENEDGRVLFCETRGESLDKLGWIIVESPENGGLDFAQVTSLHPLIAKGCQVKNARKLVRPASEADLQSHRNKLDREKKIFDFIRERSAAMALPMKLIRAQLSFDGRKLSVYYTSENRIDYRQLVRELVQAYGFRVEMRQIGVRDETKMRGGIGPCGKTLCCSTFLESFHPVTIKMAKSQNLSLNPSKISGMCGRLMCCLAYES, encoded by the coding sequence ATGAGCGGTTGCAGCGGTTGCTCGATCGGCAACAAATACAACTCGGGCGGCAATTTCGTCGGAATTCGATTGAACGAAAACGAGGACGGCCGCGTTCTGTTCTGCGAGACGCGCGGCGAAAGCCTCGACAAGCTCGGATGGATCATCGTCGAGTCTCCGGAAAACGGCGGACTCGATTTCGCGCAGGTGACGTCGCTTCACCCCCTGATCGCGAAGGGATGCCAGGTCAAGAACGCCCGCAAGCTGGTTCGACCCGCCAGCGAGGCGGATCTGCAGTCGCACCGGAACAAGCTCGACCGCGAAAAGAAGATCTTCGACTTCATCCGCGAACGCTCCGCGGCCATGGCGCTGCCCATGAAGCTGATCCGGGCACAACTCTCCTTCGACGGGCGAAAGCTCTCTGTCTATTACACTTCCGAGAACCGCATCGATTACCGGCAGCTCGTCCGGGAGCTCGTTCAGGCCTATGGGTTCCGCGTCGAGATGCGCCAGATCGGCGTTCGCGACGAGACCAAGATGCGGGGCGGCATCGGCCCGTGCGGGAAGACCCTCTGCTGCTCGACGTTTCTCGAGTCCTTCCACCCCGTCACGATCAAGATGGCCAAGAGCCAGAATCTTTCGCTCAACCCCTCGAAGATCTCGGGCATGTGCGGCCGGCTGATGTGCTGCCTCGCCTATGAATCGTGA